A genomic region of Notamacropus eugenii isolate mMacEug1 chromosome 3, mMacEug1.pri_v2, whole genome shotgun sequence contains the following coding sequences:
- the GLS2 gene encoding glutaminase liver isoform, mitochondrial isoform X5 has product MDKGIPHNPMVNAGAIVVSSLIKVLQYLNRMAGNEYMGFSNATFQSEKETGDRNYAIGYYLKEKKCFPKGVDMMAALDLYFQLCSVEVTCESGSVMAATLANGGICPITGESVLSAEAVRNTLSLMHSCGMYDFSGQFAFHVGLPAKSAVSGAILLVVPNVMGLMCLSPPLDKVGNSHRGISFCQKLVSLFNFHNYDNLRHCAKKLDPRREGGEVRNKTVVNLLFAAYSGDVSALRRFALSAMDMEQKDYDSRTALHVAAAEGHLEVVKFLVEACKVNPFVKDRWGNIPLDDAVQFNHLEVVKLLQDYQDSYTLSETQAEAAAETLSKENLESMV; this is encoded by the exons ATGGACAAAG GAATCCCGCATAATCCAATGGTAAATGCTGGTGCCATTGTTGTGAGTTCCCTGATAAAG GTGTTGCAGTATTTGAACAGAATGGCGGGAAATGAATATATGGGTTTCAGCAATGCTAC GTTCcagtcagaaaaagaaactggggaTCGGAATTATGCCATTGGCTATTATCTCAAGGAGAAGAAG TGTTTTCCTAAGGGAGTTGACATGATGGCTGCATTAGACCTCTACTTCCAG CTCTGCTCAGTGGAAGTGACATGTGAATCGGGCAGTGTCATGGCAGCCACGCTTGCCAACGGTGGAATCTGCCCTATCACGGGCGAGAGTGTGCTGAGTGCTGAAGCTGTTCGCAACACCCTCAGCCTCATGCATTCCTGCGGCATGTATGACTTCTCTGGACAGTTTGCCTTCCAT GTGGGCCTTCCAGCCAAGTCCGCAGTGTCAGGAGCCATCCTGCTTGTGGTACCCAACGTTATGGGGTTGATGTGCCTGTCACCTCCATTGGACAAGGTGGGGAACAGCCACAGGGGCATCAGCTTCTGCCAG AAGCTGGTATCTCTCTTTAACTTCCACAACTATGACAATTTgcggcactgtgctaagaagcTGGACCCTCGACGTGAAGGAGGAGAAGTACGG AACAAGACTGTGGTGAACCTGCTTTTTGCTGCCTACAGTGGAGATGTTTCAGCTCTTCGAAG GTTTGCCCTCTCAGCCATGGACATGGAACAGAAGGATTATGACTCCCGCACAGCACTGCATGTCGCTGCAGCAGAAG GACACCTGGAGGTTGTCAAGTTCCTGGTGGAAGCCTGCAAAGTAAATCCTTTTGTGAAGGACAG GTGGGGCAATATTCCCCTGGATGATGCTGTGCAATTCAACCATCTGGAAGTGGTCAAACTGCTGCAGGATTACCAAGACTCCTATACTTTGTCTGAGACTCAAGCTGAGGCAGCAGCTGAAACCCTGTCTAAGGAAAACCTGGAGAGCATGGTGTAA
- the GLS2 gene encoding glutaminase liver isoform, mitochondrial isoform X4 has product MDKGIPHNPMVNAGAIVVSSLIKMDCNKAEKFDFVLQYLNRMAGNEYMGFSNATFQSEKETGDRNYAIGYYLKEKKCFPKGVDMMAALDLYFQLCSVEVTCESGSVMAATLANGGICPITGESVLSAEAVRNTLSLMHSCGMYDFSGQFAFHVGLPAKSAVSGAILLVVPNVMGLMCLSPPLDKVGNSHRGISFCQKLVSLFNFHNYDNLRHCAKKLDPRREGGEVRNKTVVNLLFAAYSGDVSALRRFALSAMDMEQKDYDSRTALHVAAAEGHLEVVKFLVEACKVNPFVKDRWGNIPLDDAVQFNHLEVVKLLQDYQDSYTLSETQAEAAAETLSKENLESMV; this is encoded by the exons ATGGACAAAG GAATCCCGCATAATCCAATGGTAAATGCTGGTGCCATTGTTGTGAGTTCCCTGATAAAG ATGGACTGCAATAAAGCAGAGAAATTTGATTTT GTGTTGCAGTATTTGAACAGAATGGCGGGAAATGAATATATGGGTTTCAGCAATGCTAC GTTCcagtcagaaaaagaaactggggaTCGGAATTATGCCATTGGCTATTATCTCAAGGAGAAGAAG TGTTTTCCTAAGGGAGTTGACATGATGGCTGCATTAGACCTCTACTTCCAG CTCTGCTCAGTGGAAGTGACATGTGAATCGGGCAGTGTCATGGCAGCCACGCTTGCCAACGGTGGAATCTGCCCTATCACGGGCGAGAGTGTGCTGAGTGCTGAAGCTGTTCGCAACACCCTCAGCCTCATGCATTCCTGCGGCATGTATGACTTCTCTGGACAGTTTGCCTTCCAT GTGGGCCTTCCAGCCAAGTCCGCAGTGTCAGGAGCCATCCTGCTTGTGGTACCCAACGTTATGGGGTTGATGTGCCTGTCACCTCCATTGGACAAGGTGGGGAACAGCCACAGGGGCATCAGCTTCTGCCAG AAGCTGGTATCTCTCTTTAACTTCCACAACTATGACAATTTgcggcactgtgctaagaagcTGGACCCTCGACGTGAAGGAGGAGAAGTACGG AACAAGACTGTGGTGAACCTGCTTTTTGCTGCCTACAGTGGAGATGTTTCAGCTCTTCGAAG GTTTGCCCTCTCAGCCATGGACATGGAACAGAAGGATTATGACTCCCGCACAGCACTGCATGTCGCTGCAGCAGAAG GACACCTGGAGGTTGTCAAGTTCCTGGTGGAAGCCTGCAAAGTAAATCCTTTTGTGAAGGACAG GTGGGGCAATATTCCCCTGGATGATGCTGTGCAATTCAACCATCTGGAAGTGGTCAAACTGCTGCAGGATTACCAAGACTCCTATACTTTGTCTGAGACTCAAGCTGAGGCAGCAGCTGAAACCCTGTCTAAGGAAAACCTGGAGAGCATGGTGTAA
- the GLS2 gene encoding glutaminase liver isoform, mitochondrial isoform X2 has product MRSLRALRGALRGPGGRPPGRGGWGSLAQGPLLVGSVRHHPLNGAAAAKGREILNSHLPQHQKEHDSSESGMLSRLGDLLFYTIAEGQERIAIHKFTAALKATGLQTSDPRLRDCMSQMRRMVKETSSGGLLDRDLFRKCVSSNIVLLTQAFRKKFVIPDFEEFTDHVDRIFEETKDLTEGKVAAYIPQLAKSDPDLWGVSLCTVDGQRHSVGQTKIPFCLQSCVKPLTYAISVSNLGTEYVHKFVGKEPSGLRYNKLSLNEEGIPHNPMVNAGAIVVSSLIKVLQYLNRMAGNEYMGFSNATFQSEKETGDRNYAIGYYLKEKKCFPKGVDMMAALDLYFQLCSVEVTCESGSVMAATLANGGICPITGESVLSAEAVRNTLSLMHSCGMYDFSGQFAFHVGLPAKSAVSGAILLVVPNVMGLMCLSPPLDKVGNSHRGISFCQKLVSLFNFHNYDNLRHCAKKLDPRREGGEVRNKTVVNLLFAAYSGDVSALRRFALSAMDMEQKDYDSRTALHVAAAEGHLEVVKFLVEACKVNPFVKDRWGNIPLDDAVQFNHLEVVKLLQDYQDSYTLSETQAEAAAETLSKENLESMV; this is encoded by the exons ATGCGCTCCCTGCGGGCTCTCCGGGGAGCTCTGCGTGGGCCAGGAGGACGGCCCCCCGGGCGGGGAGGATGGGGTTCCCTGGCCCAGGGTCCCCTTCTTGTTGGAAGCGTGCGCCACCACCCCCTGAATGGAGCCGCCGCGGCGAAAGGCAGAGAGATACTGAACAGCCACCTGCCGCAGCATCAGAAGGAACA TGATTCATCAGAGAGTGGCATGCTGTCCCGCCTGGGTGACCTGCTGTTCTACACCATTGCTGAAGGACAAGAAAGGATCGCCATCCATAAGTTCACTGCT GCACTGAAAGCCACCGGGTTGCAGACATCAGACCCTCGGCTCCGGGACTGTATGAGCCAGATGCGGCGGATGGTTAAAGAAACCAGCAGTGGAGGTCTCTTAGATCGTGATCTCTTTCGGAA ATGTGTGAGCAGCAACATTGTGCTCCTGACCCAGGCATTCCGAAAGAAGTTTGTCATTCCTGACTTTGAGGAGTTTACAGACCATGTGGATCGCATCTTTGAGGAGACCAAAGACCTCACAGAAGGCAAG GTGGCAGCCTACATTCCCCAACTAGCCAAGTCAGATCCTGATCTATGGGGTGTCTCACTATGCACAGTGGATGGACAAAG GCATTCAGTAGGACAAACTAAGATCCCCTTCTGTCTACAGTCCTGCGTGAAGCCCCTCACTTATGCCATATCTGTCAGCAACCTGGGCACTGAGTATGTACATAAATTTGTGGGCAAAGAGCCCAGCGGTCTACGTTACAACAAGCTTTCCCTCAATGAGGAAG GAATCCCGCATAATCCAATGGTAAATGCTGGTGCCATTGTTGTGAGTTCCCTGATAAAG GTGTTGCAGTATTTGAACAGAATGGCGGGAAATGAATATATGGGTTTCAGCAATGCTAC GTTCcagtcagaaaaagaaactggggaTCGGAATTATGCCATTGGCTATTATCTCAAGGAGAAGAAG TGTTTTCCTAAGGGAGTTGACATGATGGCTGCATTAGACCTCTACTTCCAG CTCTGCTCAGTGGAAGTGACATGTGAATCGGGCAGTGTCATGGCAGCCACGCTTGCCAACGGTGGAATCTGCCCTATCACGGGCGAGAGTGTGCTGAGTGCTGAAGCTGTTCGCAACACCCTCAGCCTCATGCATTCCTGCGGCATGTATGACTTCTCTGGACAGTTTGCCTTCCAT GTGGGCCTTCCAGCCAAGTCCGCAGTGTCAGGAGCCATCCTGCTTGTGGTACCCAACGTTATGGGGTTGATGTGCCTGTCACCTCCATTGGACAAGGTGGGGAACAGCCACAGGGGCATCAGCTTCTGCCAG AAGCTGGTATCTCTCTTTAACTTCCACAACTATGACAATTTgcggcactgtgctaagaagcTGGACCCTCGACGTGAAGGAGGAGAAGTACGG AACAAGACTGTGGTGAACCTGCTTTTTGCTGCCTACAGTGGAGATGTTTCAGCTCTTCGAAG GTTTGCCCTCTCAGCCATGGACATGGAACAGAAGGATTATGACTCCCGCACAGCACTGCATGTCGCTGCAGCAGAAG GACACCTGGAGGTTGTCAAGTTCCTGGTGGAAGCCTGCAAAGTAAATCCTTTTGTGAAGGACAG GTGGGGCAATATTCCCCTGGATGATGCTGTGCAATTCAACCATCTGGAAGTGGTCAAACTGCTGCAGGATTACCAAGACTCCTATACTTTGTCTGAGACTCAAGCTGAGGCAGCAGCTGAAACCCTGTCTAAGGAAAACCTGGAGAGCATGGTGTAA
- the GLS2 gene encoding glutaminase liver isoform, mitochondrial isoform X3, translated as MPLPWDLGVWVRPTWAILRNPSGRGLSHIDPPECTFASDSSESGMLSRLGDLLFYTIAEGQERIAIHKFTAALKATGLQTSDPRLRDCMSQMRRMVKETSSGGLLDRDLFRKCVSSNIVLLTQAFRKKFVIPDFEEFTDHVDRIFEETKDLTEGKVAAYIPQLAKSDPDLWGVSLCTVDGQRHSVGQTKIPFCLQSCVKPLTYAISVSNLGTEYVHKFVGKEPSGLRYNKLSLNEEGIPHNPMVNAGAIVVSSLIKMDCNKAEKFDFVLQYLNRMAGNEYMGFSNATFQSEKETGDRNYAIGYYLKEKKCFPKGVDMMAALDLYFQLCSVEVTCESGSVMAATLANGGICPITGESVLSAEAVRNTLSLMHSCGMYDFSGQFAFHVGLPAKSAVSGAILLVVPNVMGLMCLSPPLDKVGNSHRGISFCQKLVSLFNFHNYDNLRHCAKKLDPRREGGEVRNKTVVNLLFAAYSGDVSALRRFALSAMDMEQKDYDSRTALHVAAAEGHLEVVKFLVEACKVNPFVKDRWGNIPLDDAVQFNHLEVVKLLQDYQDSYTLSETQAEAAAETLSKENLESMV; from the exons ATGCCCTTGCCGTGGGATTTGGGGGTTTGGGTCCGGCCCACCTGGGCCATCCTGCGGAACCCTTCGGGACGGGGGTTGAGCCATATTGACCCCCCGGAATGTACGTTTGCAAG TGATTCATCAGAGAGTGGCATGCTGTCCCGCCTGGGTGACCTGCTGTTCTACACCATTGCTGAAGGACAAGAAAGGATCGCCATCCATAAGTTCACTGCT GCACTGAAAGCCACCGGGTTGCAGACATCAGACCCTCGGCTCCGGGACTGTATGAGCCAGATGCGGCGGATGGTTAAAGAAACCAGCAGTGGAGGTCTCTTAGATCGTGATCTCTTTCGGAA ATGTGTGAGCAGCAACATTGTGCTCCTGACCCAGGCATTCCGAAAGAAGTTTGTCATTCCTGACTTTGAGGAGTTTACAGACCATGTGGATCGCATCTTTGAGGAGACCAAAGACCTCACAGAAGGCAAG GTGGCAGCCTACATTCCCCAACTAGCCAAGTCAGATCCTGATCTATGGGGTGTCTCACTATGCACAGTGGATGGACAAAG GCATTCAGTAGGACAAACTAAGATCCCCTTCTGTCTACAGTCCTGCGTGAAGCCCCTCACTTATGCCATATCTGTCAGCAACCTGGGCACTGAGTATGTACATAAATTTGTGGGCAAAGAGCCCAGCGGTCTACGTTACAACAAGCTTTCCCTCAATGAGGAAG GAATCCCGCATAATCCAATGGTAAATGCTGGTGCCATTGTTGTGAGTTCCCTGATAAAG ATGGACTGCAATAAAGCAGAGAAATTTGATTTT GTGTTGCAGTATTTGAACAGAATGGCGGGAAATGAATATATGGGTTTCAGCAATGCTAC GTTCcagtcagaaaaagaaactggggaTCGGAATTATGCCATTGGCTATTATCTCAAGGAGAAGAAG TGTTTTCCTAAGGGAGTTGACATGATGGCTGCATTAGACCTCTACTTCCAG CTCTGCTCAGTGGAAGTGACATGTGAATCGGGCAGTGTCATGGCAGCCACGCTTGCCAACGGTGGAATCTGCCCTATCACGGGCGAGAGTGTGCTGAGTGCTGAAGCTGTTCGCAACACCCTCAGCCTCATGCATTCCTGCGGCATGTATGACTTCTCTGGACAGTTTGCCTTCCAT GTGGGCCTTCCAGCCAAGTCCGCAGTGTCAGGAGCCATCCTGCTTGTGGTACCCAACGTTATGGGGTTGATGTGCCTGTCACCTCCATTGGACAAGGTGGGGAACAGCCACAGGGGCATCAGCTTCTGCCAG AAGCTGGTATCTCTCTTTAACTTCCACAACTATGACAATTTgcggcactgtgctaagaagcTGGACCCTCGACGTGAAGGAGGAGAAGTACGG AACAAGACTGTGGTGAACCTGCTTTTTGCTGCCTACAGTGGAGATGTTTCAGCTCTTCGAAG GTTTGCCCTCTCAGCCATGGACATGGAACAGAAGGATTATGACTCCCGCACAGCACTGCATGTCGCTGCAGCAGAAG GACACCTGGAGGTTGTCAAGTTCCTGGTGGAAGCCTGCAAAGTAAATCCTTTTGTGAAGGACAG GTGGGGCAATATTCCCCTGGATGATGCTGTGCAATTCAACCATCTGGAAGTGGTCAAACTGCTGCAGGATTACCAAGACTCCTATACTTTGTCTGAGACTCAAGCTGAGGCAGCAGCTGAAACCCTGTCTAAGGAAAACCTGGAGAGCATGGTGTAA
- the GLS2 gene encoding glutaminase liver isoform, mitochondrial isoform X1, translating to MRSLRALRGALRGPGGRPPGRGGWGSLAQGPLLVGSVRHHPLNGAAAAKGREILNSHLPQHQKEHDSSESGMLSRLGDLLFYTIAEGQERIAIHKFTAALKATGLQTSDPRLRDCMSQMRRMVKETSSGGLLDRDLFRKCVSSNIVLLTQAFRKKFVIPDFEEFTDHVDRIFEETKDLTEGKVAAYIPQLAKSDPDLWGVSLCTVDGQRHSVGQTKIPFCLQSCVKPLTYAISVSNLGTEYVHKFVGKEPSGLRYNKLSLNEEGIPHNPMVNAGAIVVSSLIKMDCNKAEKFDFVLQYLNRMAGNEYMGFSNATFQSEKETGDRNYAIGYYLKEKKCFPKGVDMMAALDLYFQLCSVEVTCESGSVMAATLANGGICPITGESVLSAEAVRNTLSLMHSCGMYDFSGQFAFHVGLPAKSAVSGAILLVVPNVMGLMCLSPPLDKVGNSHRGISFCQKLVSLFNFHNYDNLRHCAKKLDPRREGGEVRNKTVVNLLFAAYSGDVSALRRFALSAMDMEQKDYDSRTALHVAAAEGHLEVVKFLVEACKVNPFVKDRWGNIPLDDAVQFNHLEVVKLLQDYQDSYTLSETQAEAAAETLSKENLESMV from the exons ATGCGCTCCCTGCGGGCTCTCCGGGGAGCTCTGCGTGGGCCAGGAGGACGGCCCCCCGGGCGGGGAGGATGGGGTTCCCTGGCCCAGGGTCCCCTTCTTGTTGGAAGCGTGCGCCACCACCCCCTGAATGGAGCCGCCGCGGCGAAAGGCAGAGAGATACTGAACAGCCACCTGCCGCAGCATCAGAAGGAACA TGATTCATCAGAGAGTGGCATGCTGTCCCGCCTGGGTGACCTGCTGTTCTACACCATTGCTGAAGGACAAGAAAGGATCGCCATCCATAAGTTCACTGCT GCACTGAAAGCCACCGGGTTGCAGACATCAGACCCTCGGCTCCGGGACTGTATGAGCCAGATGCGGCGGATGGTTAAAGAAACCAGCAGTGGAGGTCTCTTAGATCGTGATCTCTTTCGGAA ATGTGTGAGCAGCAACATTGTGCTCCTGACCCAGGCATTCCGAAAGAAGTTTGTCATTCCTGACTTTGAGGAGTTTACAGACCATGTGGATCGCATCTTTGAGGAGACCAAAGACCTCACAGAAGGCAAG GTGGCAGCCTACATTCCCCAACTAGCCAAGTCAGATCCTGATCTATGGGGTGTCTCACTATGCACAGTGGATGGACAAAG GCATTCAGTAGGACAAACTAAGATCCCCTTCTGTCTACAGTCCTGCGTGAAGCCCCTCACTTATGCCATATCTGTCAGCAACCTGGGCACTGAGTATGTACATAAATTTGTGGGCAAAGAGCCCAGCGGTCTACGTTACAACAAGCTTTCCCTCAATGAGGAAG GAATCCCGCATAATCCAATGGTAAATGCTGGTGCCATTGTTGTGAGTTCCCTGATAAAG ATGGACTGCAATAAAGCAGAGAAATTTGATTTT GTGTTGCAGTATTTGAACAGAATGGCGGGAAATGAATATATGGGTTTCAGCAATGCTAC GTTCcagtcagaaaaagaaactggggaTCGGAATTATGCCATTGGCTATTATCTCAAGGAGAAGAAG TGTTTTCCTAAGGGAGTTGACATGATGGCTGCATTAGACCTCTACTTCCAG CTCTGCTCAGTGGAAGTGACATGTGAATCGGGCAGTGTCATGGCAGCCACGCTTGCCAACGGTGGAATCTGCCCTATCACGGGCGAGAGTGTGCTGAGTGCTGAAGCTGTTCGCAACACCCTCAGCCTCATGCATTCCTGCGGCATGTATGACTTCTCTGGACAGTTTGCCTTCCAT GTGGGCCTTCCAGCCAAGTCCGCAGTGTCAGGAGCCATCCTGCTTGTGGTACCCAACGTTATGGGGTTGATGTGCCTGTCACCTCCATTGGACAAGGTGGGGAACAGCCACAGGGGCATCAGCTTCTGCCAG AAGCTGGTATCTCTCTTTAACTTCCACAACTATGACAATTTgcggcactgtgctaagaagcTGGACCCTCGACGTGAAGGAGGAGAAGTACGG AACAAGACTGTGGTGAACCTGCTTTTTGCTGCCTACAGTGGAGATGTTTCAGCTCTTCGAAG GTTTGCCCTCTCAGCCATGGACATGGAACAGAAGGATTATGACTCCCGCACAGCACTGCATGTCGCTGCAGCAGAAG GACACCTGGAGGTTGTCAAGTTCCTGGTGGAAGCCTGCAAAGTAAATCCTTTTGTGAAGGACAG GTGGGGCAATATTCCCCTGGATGATGCTGTGCAATTCAACCATCTGGAAGTGGTCAAACTGCTGCAGGATTACCAAGACTCCTATACTTTGTCTGAGACTCAAGCTGAGGCAGCAGCTGAAACCCTGTCTAAGGAAAACCTGGAGAGCATGGTGTAA